The following are from one region of the Bradyrhizobium septentrionale genome:
- a CDS encoding hybrid sensor histidine kinase/response regulator — protein sequence MDDLLREFLTESSESLDTVDNQLVQFEQDPNNAKILDNIFRLVHTIKGTCGFLGLPRLEALAHAGETLMGKFRDGMPVKAEAVTLILSSIDRIKEILAGLEATEAEPEGNDRGLIDQLEAMVERGMAAMAAGETAEEDVPVVEAPSVQADMTQAMTEGTLVVQTLERPLRPGEVSLDELERAFRETATEVAAPTAVAKPAAVAPAAEAAEPAKKPARKAAGEDVQEGDKIANQSIRVNVDTLEHLMTMVSELVLTRNQLLEISRRNEDTEFKVPLQRLSNVTAELQEGVMKTRMQPIGNAWQKLPRIVRDLSGELAKQIELEMHGADTELDRQVLDLIKDPLTHMVRNSADHGLETTAERVAAGKPEQGTIRLSAYHEGGHIIICIADNGRGLNTERIKAKALQNGLVTEAELEKMTEAQTHKFIFAPGFSTAAQVTSVSGRGVGMDVVRTNIDQIGGTIDIKSVAGEGASVTIKIPLTLAIVSALIVEAGGDRFAIPQLSVVELVRARANSEHRIERIKDTAVLRLRNKLLPLIHLKKLLKIDDGATTTDAENGFIVVTQVGSQTFGIVVDGVFHTEEIVVKPMSTKLRHIDMFSGNTILGDGAVIMIIDPNGIAKALGASGSSAHDMAEDNANAHASSGEQLTSLLVFRAGSNQPKAVPLGLVTRLEEIATDKIELSNGRYMVQYREQLMPLVQMAGVEVQTQGAQPILVFADDGRSMGLVVDEIIDIVEERLNIEVAGSQDGILGSAVIKGQATEVIDVGHFLPMAFADWFSRKEMRPSASAQSVLLVDDSAFFRNMLAPVLKAAGYKVRTAPNAQEGLAALRSGQAFDVVLTDIEMPEMNGFEFAENIRSDHNLIGLPIIALSAMVSPAAIERGRQAGFHDYVAKFDRPGLIAALKEQTAELRRAA from the coding sequence ATGGACGATCTGTTGCGCGAGTTCCTGACGGAGAGCAGCGAGAGCCTGGATACGGTCGACAACCAGCTGGTGCAGTTCGAGCAGGATCCGAACAACGCGAAGATCCTGGATAACATTTTCCGCCTGGTGCACACCATCAAGGGCACCTGCGGCTTCCTCGGGCTGCCGCGGCTGGAAGCGCTGGCGCATGCCGGCGAGACCCTGATGGGCAAATTCCGCGACGGCATGCCGGTGAAGGCGGAAGCCGTGACGCTGATCCTGTCCTCGATCGACCGCATCAAGGAGATCCTTGCAGGGCTCGAGGCCACCGAGGCCGAGCCTGAAGGCAACGACCGCGGTCTGATTGATCAGCTGGAAGCGATGGTCGAGCGCGGCATGGCCGCAATGGCCGCTGGTGAGACGGCCGAAGAAGACGTGCCTGTCGTCGAAGCGCCGTCCGTGCAGGCTGACATGACCCAAGCGATGACTGAAGGCACGCTGGTGGTGCAGACGCTGGAGCGTCCGCTGCGTCCGGGCGAGGTCTCGCTCGACGAGCTCGAGCGCGCCTTCCGCGAGACCGCGACCGAAGTCGCCGCACCCACTGCCGTTGCCAAGCCTGCGGCCGTGGCTCCCGCTGCCGAAGCTGCCGAGCCCGCGAAGAAGCCGGCCCGCAAGGCCGCCGGTGAGGATGTCCAGGAAGGCGACAAGATCGCCAACCAGTCGATCCGGGTCAATGTCGACACCCTCGAACACCTCATGACCATGGTCTCCGAGCTGGTGCTGACCCGCAACCAGCTGCTCGAGATCTCAAGGCGCAACGAGGACACCGAGTTCAAGGTGCCGCTGCAGCGGCTCTCCAACGTCACCGCCGAGCTGCAGGAGGGCGTCATGAAGACGCGCATGCAGCCGATCGGCAATGCCTGGCAGAAGCTGCCCCGCATCGTCCGCGACCTCTCCGGCGAACTCGCCAAGCAGATCGAACTGGAAATGCACGGCGCCGACACCGAGCTCGACCGCCAGGTGCTCGACCTGATCAAGGATCCCCTGACGCACATGGTGCGCAACTCCGCCGACCATGGCCTGGAGACCACCGCCGAGCGGGTCGCGGCCGGCAAGCCCGAGCAGGGCACCATTCGCCTCTCCGCCTATCACGAGGGCGGCCACATCATCATCTGCATCGCCGACAATGGCCGCGGGCTCAACACCGAGCGGATCAAGGCCAAGGCGCTCCAGAACGGCCTCGTCACCGAGGCTGAGCTGGAGAAGATGACCGAAGCCCAGACCCACAAGTTCATCTTCGCGCCGGGCTTCTCGACCGCAGCGCAGGTGACCTCGGTATCCGGCCGCGGCGTCGGCATGGACGTGGTGCGCACCAACATCGACCAGATCGGCGGCACCATCGACATCAAGAGCGTGGCCGGCGAGGGCGCCTCCGTCACCATCAAGATCCCGCTGACCCTGGCGATCGTCTCCGCCTTGATCGTTGAAGCCGGCGGCGACCGTTTTGCCATTCCGCAGCTCTCGGTCGTTGAGCTGGTACGGGCCCGCGCCAACTCCGAGCACCGCATCGAGCGGATCAAGGACACCGCGGTCCTGCGGCTGCGCAACAAGCTGCTGCCGTTGATCCATCTCAAGAAGCTGCTCAAGATCGACGACGGCGCGACCACCACCGACGCCGAGAACGGCTTCATCGTGGTCACGCAAGTCGGCAGCCAGACCTTTGGCATCGTGGTCGACGGCGTGTTCCACACCGAGGAGATCGTGGTCAAGCCGATGTCCACCAAGCTGCGTCACATCGACATGTTCTCCGGCAACACCATTCTGGGCGATGGCGCCGTGATCATGATCATCGATCCCAACGGCATCGCCAAGGCGCTCGGCGCCTCCGGCTCCTCGGCCCATGACATGGCCGAGGACAATGCGAATGCCCACGCCTCGAGCGGCGAGCAGCTGACCTCGCTGCTGGTGTTCCGCGCCGGATCGAACCAGCCCAAGGCGGTGCCGCTCGGCCTCGTCACCCGGCTGGAAGAGATCGCAACCGACAAGATCGAGCTCAGTAACGGCCGCTACATGGTGCAGTACCGCGAGCAGCTGATGCCGCTGGTGCAGATGGCCGGCGTCGAGGTGCAGACACAAGGCGCGCAGCCGATCCTGGTGTTCGCCGACGACGGCCGCTCGATGGGGCTCGTGGTCGACGAGATCATCGACATCGTCGAGGAGCGGCTCAACATCGAGGTCGCAGGCTCGCAGGACGGCATTCTGGGCTCGGCCGTGATCAAGGGCCAGGCCACCGAGGTGATCGACGTCGGCCACTTCCTGCCGATGGCGTTTGCCGACTGGTTCTCGCGCAAGGAGATGCGCCCGTCGGCGTCGGCGCAGTCGGTGCTGCTGGTCGATGACAGCGCGTTCTTCCGCAACATGCTGGCGCCGGTCTTGAAGGCCGCCGGCTACAAGGTGCGGACCGCGCCGAACGCCCAGGAAGGGCTCGCCGCGCTGCGCTCCGGGCAGGCCTTCGACGTGGTGCTGACCGACATCGAGATGCCCGAGATGAACGGCTTCGAGTTCGCCGAGAACATCCGCTCGGACCACAATCTGATCGGGCTGCCGATCATCGCGCTGTCGGCGATGGTGTCGCCGGCGGCGATCGAGCGCGGCCGGCAGGCCGGCTTCCACGACTATGTCGCCAAGTTTGACCGTCCCGGACTGATCGCGGCGCTGAAAGAACAGACCGCCGAGCTGCGTCGGGCGGCCTAG